A stretch of DNA from Rhizobium sullae:
ATGGACCGCATTCCTCAGTGCCTAACTTGATTTCCGTGCGAATTTTTTGCACCTTCAAGGCAATTATGCGAATTATGCGCAGGAGGTATCCTTGGGATGCTCGATCAGTTCGATATCCGCCTCCTTTCAGCGATCCAAGACAACGCCGATCTCACCAACGCCGAATTGTCCGAGCGCGTCGCGCTTTCGGGATCGCAATGCGCTCGGCGTCTCGAGCGGCTGCGGCAGGAGGGGTACATCGAGAAGTCGGTATGCGTACTGAGCGCCAAAAAGCTCGGTCTGGCCGTGACCGCTTACACCACGATCAGTCTGAGTTCTCATACGGAAGAGGGAAATCGAAGGCTGCATCGTTTCATCGAAGACGCGCCCGAAATCCTTGAATGCTATTCCCAGACTGGTGACGCCGACTTTCTAATGAAGATCACGGTGAAGGACCTTGATCACCTCAGCGAGTTCCTTGAGCGGATGATCCATAAGGCAGGAGGGTTGCTCTCGGTAAAGTCGAGTATCATGTTGAAGACCATCAAGAAGACAAATTCTCTGCCACTGAAATTCGAGTAGGGCAGACGTGACAGGTGGACGGGCAAGGGGTGGGTTGCCGCAATGACTGCTGTTGGCGCACCCTGCTCATTCCGTTGAGTGAGACGAATGACCTTCTTCCACCCAACCGCGACGTAGAGAGCTCCGCGGCTGTACGGCAGAACCGAGTCCTGCGGCCGGCTCGGTCGCGCCAAAAGCGGCCATTGCACACGCCAACTGCTCCCGCTTCAGTTCAAGCTCAGTTTCGAAGGGCGGGGCTTTGCTCGGTTTCCTCGCCGAATTCACGGCGGGCGGCATCAATCACCTGCTCCCCCGCTTCGACTGTTCCTCCCGGCACTTGTATGGGAATTTCAGGAAAATCGGGTTCATCAAATACCAAAAGACCGCGAGAGGTGGTGCCGTAGACCATGGCTTTCTCAATCAAAACGTTCCCTCCATGCGGGATCAGCCTTAATCGACTGAAAAGTCAGAAATTTGATGACATCTTTAACAGCCGGGCCATCTCCCGGTGGGAACGGAGCACCGCGACCGGGACATTGGGCCCATGCCGGTCGATACTTTGAATGAAGATCGGCGCGTACTTCTTCTCGAAATTCCAGATATAGGAAAGGAACTCCCGGTCTGGCAGCCGTTCAGGGCAACCCGGCGCCATGGCCGGTCGCACCGAACCGTAGAAACGGGCAACTCGTTTTGCCAGTCCCAATAAGGCGACACGCCGGGGAACACGGACCCACAGAACAAGATCTGTTTGTGGTAGTCTGAGATCAAAAGACGATGTCCCACTGCCGTCCATGACCCATCGACTCCGCTGCGCCATTTCGGCGATGAGCGTCCTTTGTTCCTGACGGGCGCGCTCTTTCCACCCAGGCAACCACCTGACATCCCGGTCGAGCGACTGGAATTCCAGCCCGAACCTGTTCGCAATCCTCTCGGAAAAGGTCGTCTTCCCCCTCCAGAGCAGCCGATCACAAGAATTCGATTAGCGCTGGCTAGCTTCGCCGCTGCTTCGTTCAAAGAGACATATCGAGGCATCACGAATTCCTTGCTGACCAGGGCCACCGACAAGCCGCTTCGATCAAGAGATGCCGAACCGGCTCACGTCTTACAAATTCGGCCTCTACATGCCTCAGTACATGACGTTGCCCTGCGAATGGCACCATTTCCAAGGCCGCCTCGAAGGACACCCATCGAAATTCGCTGTGTTCGTGATTGAGGACGACGGTCGCATCAGCATCCACGAAACCGACGAAGACCGGTAACATGCTGATGGCATCACGATCGGCCTCGTAGAACTGCTCACAAATATCTGCGGAATACAGACGGTCGCAGGTGAGGTTTGTCTCCTCGCTCGCTTCGCGTAGCGCCGCTTCCCATGCCTTTTCACCCTCCTCGATCGCGCCGGCGATCTGGCACCATTCGCCCACCAGCGTGTGATTCCGGCGTAGAAGCAACACTTCGCATTCGGCAGGCACCCTGCGTAGAAGAACGACAGACACCGCAAAGCATCGGATCGGAATTTCAGCCATAACGGCGCTACTCCTTCAGGTGAGAGGTGTCTGCCAACCGCAGGACAGCACGGCTCCGCCAATAATCATCCTGCCGAAGGTGGGTGATGCTGCCCGATTTTGCCGGAAAACTGACAAAGCCAGCAGCTTCGATCGGCATCATGATCCAGGCGGCGATGACGAAGGTGAGCGCAAAACCATGAGTGACGATGATCTGGTTGTCACAGGGGCGTGATGCAATGCGATCTATGGATCGATAGACCCGCTCTGCGATTTCACGTCTGGTCTCACCGTCCTCGATTCCGCCTCGGTGGTCCATCCTATCGTTGTCGGGAGCTGGGATCTGGCGCGCATCGAGCCATGCTTGCGGCATGCCGCCAGCAGAACCATAGCTGAGTTCCCGGAGATCGCTGGTGGTTTCGATCGGGCAGAGAAAGCGGTCAGCGATAATTGCGGCAGTTTGCGAAGCCCGTAAAAGATCGGAGCTGAAAATTTCCACGGGAGCGTCACCTATTGTTGCGGCCAACCTGTCAGCTGTAACTCCTGCGTCAGCTTCACCTTGTGCGGTCAGGCCAGTATCGTACCAGCCTCCGACCTTGTTTTCGACGTGATGGATAGACTGAGTGTGTGTGACAACAAATAGATTCTTCATAGCAATTCGTCTTGAATTTCTGTCGCGATAATTCGAAACGTGCGACACATTAAGCGACTAGAACCTGTGACGTAACAGGCTTTAGAATTTTTGCGACAGATCGGATCGGAGTTTTGCCAGCGTAGCGGACAGGGAGCTTCCTTCCAGCCACTGGACAGCGATCCAGCCAGACGCTCGTGCGGCCGTGATATTGCAGGCGTATCATCTATTAAAAGCAGTTGCTCTGCCGGAAGCCCTGAAAGGCTAGCTGCCTGTTCAAAGAAGGCACGATCGGGTTTGCGGATTCCCAACGCTGCTGAATAGTAGATGCCATCACAATGGCCACCTAAGCCCAGCACCTCGATCAGATGCGCTGCCCTGACGTGCTCCTGATTGGTCGCCAGATAAACTCTCTTTCCGGCGTCGCGCTCCTGGCGAAGTTCTTCAAGCAGCTCAGTGTTCAGCCGGGCATCGTTTTCGAACCAATAGGCAACAAAATCATCGTAGGACAGATGCGGAGCTATCTTTGCCAAGGTGGGCTTCAGGCGATCAGCCAAACCGCAGCGCCCGACAACGATCTCGTTCCAGTGAGGAATGAAGAACTCTCGTTGAAGGTCCGCGGCTGAAAAACCTAGATCATCCTCGATGGTGGATGCCCAAGGTCTGCCGTCTGAAGGGCGACCGCAAACCAAGACTCCATCCACATCGACCATCAATGCGCTGATCAAAATCGATTGTCTCCTTGTCGCGAAACTCCCGATCAAGGGGAGACTTGTTTTCCTGACCTTTGCGACGTCACAGAATAGGTAGTTTTGCGGCAGCCGCAATGTCTTTCCCTTTGACCCCTTCCAGCAGAGAACACTGCTTCAAATGAAGGCTTGCCCTTGCGCTCGTCCAACGATCAACGGCTTTTCAAGGGCCGCGCTTCTCTCCGGAATGGGCGTTTACTTGCGGTGAAACCTGTTCGTGCCGACGGATGCCTTCATCTCGTCGCGCCGGAACCAGATGGCGCGGCCGCATCTGAGCGGCGCGTTGCCCGCGGTGAACACGATCTGCTCGTCCGCCCGCATCCGCAGAACTTCATGGGGCTGGATGAGTGGTCTGGCAGCGAGCTGCTTCGAGCGCGTCCGAGATGATCCCTTTGCCTGGAAGTTGCGGCTGACCTGGTCGATCTCGACGGTGGTCATGCCGCAGCGTTTCGATATGTAATCGGCGGTCTCGGGATCGTTGATCGCCGCGAACGAGATCCAGCTGGCACTCTCGAACCACTTGCTCGCCGCGTCGCGACCGCCATAGGTTTCGCGCATCTGACCGATCGACTGGTAGATCATCGTCAGCGTGATGCCGTATTTGCGTCCGGCGTCGCGCGCGGTCTCGATGATCCGCATGTAGCCGAGGCGGGCGACCTCATCGAGGAAACAGCGCGCGCCCCTTTATTTGTCCGTCGCAATTGTAGATCGCATTCAGAAACGAGCCGATGATGACCCGCGCAAGACCGGAATGGGTCTCCAAGGTCTTGAGGTCGATGTTGATGAAGACGTCGGTGTCTCCCGCCGCGATGTCGCTAGTCGAGAATTTCTTTCCCGACACAAGGGCGGCATAGTTCGGATAGGAAAGCCAGTGTGTCTCCTTGACCGCATTGGCATAGACGCCAGAGAAGGTTTCCGGCGTCATGTTGACGAAGGCTGCGACGTTCTCCTTCACGAAATCCGAGCCGGAATTGTCGTAGATATCTTGCAGCCGCTTGCGCAATGTCGGCTCAGGCTCGGAGAGGTTCATGCGCACCTGCCGAAGCGTCTGGTCTTTTTCATCCGTGTGACCGGACAGGCAGACATCGGCGATGAGTGCCGTCAGCAGCTGGAGCGCCGATGCGCGAAAAAAGTCGTCACGGACACCGCGCGCGCCGCCGCTGTCGCTCATGATCCATGAGGCGACCGAGGCGATATCCTCTTCCTTGGTTCCGCCGAAACGTCCGACCCAATCAAGGACGTTAAAGCCAGTGGCCGGCTTTCTGGGATCGAGAATGAACACGTCCCTTCCCGCTCCGGCCCGATGCCCGGAGACCATCGGTGCGACCTCGTTCGATGGATCGAGCACAATCAGCGTGCCGCCCCATTTGAGTGCCGTCGGGATGGTCACCGACGTCGTCTTGAAACCGCCCGAACCGGCAAAGACGATCCCATGCGACGAGCCGAACGAGCCATCGAAGCACAGCAAGGCCGACTTGCCGCCGGCGCCCCAGGTTTCGGCGCTGCTGGCACGAAACGCTTGTGCCGCGACGCTATCCTTGTCGACCCGATAGCACTCGCCGATGACGATACCACCAGTATCGGGAAACAACTTTGCCACCTCTGTGAGCTTCATCCAATCCGCTTCACCATGCAGCGCCCGCTTGCCCTGAATGCGTTTTGGCTCGGCCCGTGCAAATGCCGCATTGCCGATGAGCGCCACGCGGAGCGCGAAGCAGGCACATAACAGCGACACACTCGCTCCGATCGACGTTGCCGGATCGAGAAAGGCCAAGACCGTCTTATCGGCGGGTACCGTCTCCATAAAAGCGGAAACGCGCATTGTTTCGCGAAGTGCGGCGATCAAGATCGTCCCACCGCATCCCGCGACGACGCCCCAACCTGCCTGCTTGATGTTGATCGAGCCGGCGCTCGCGAACAGGAAAACAATCCCGATCGCCGCACTGGCTACATAGGGCAAGGCGATCCCCGCCCGCCCCCATGCCAGTCGTGCGGCCTCGGTTTTCCCGAAACCGGAAAGCCACTGCTCGATCCCGGTCATTCCGATGACGACCAGGATCATCATCGCCGCTGGCACGACGACGAGCGCAATCCTATTGATCGTCATTGCCGAAGTCCTCCACGCCGAGTCCGGTGAGCCTGGATCGCTCGCCATCGTCGCCCTTGATACGGCGGGCGAGATCGATCAGCGCGCCCAGCAACAGCGCCCGCTTCTCGTAGCGCAGTCCTGCCTTGACGATCAGGCCGCCGAGCTCGATTTTTTCGCGCGTGTCCTTCTTGCGGGCGTCGGATGTCAAAGTCCTGCTCATGCGTTCAAGCCTCGCCAGCGCTGCCCGCGCCCGCGCCAGGCGCGTCCGCCGCGGCCGACGCTTGTCCGCTGCTGTCGCCGGCGCCCTTCTTCCCTCCGGTCGTCGCGCTCTTCCCTCCCCCTTGGCCTCCGTGAAACCGCTTCGCTACTTCCTCAAAGGCTGCCTGAAGCTCCGCCTCGTCGATCTCGATCTCGCCGACGCCCGCCTTGAGCGCGATCCGGCCGATCCGCTCGGCTTCCCTGGTCTCGGCGAGCTTGAGCTGCTCCTGCAGTTTGGCAATTTCGTCGCGGATTTTCGCGGATGGCTTCTTCATTCCGATTGTCTCCCTGGCTGAGAAAGCGTGTCTTTCGAAGCCAGTTTTTCGGAGCGGAGTGCGGAACGCACTACTGTGAATCCTACAATCGCCAACGGCGATGCTTTGGTGGATCATCCCGGCCGTTCCGAAGGAGCGGCTTCCAAGGGCGCAATTATACGTCGCTGGCGCGACGTGTTGCTGAGAGAGCCTGGTGGGGCCGCCGCTCCCGACGAACCCTTTGATTTCGTTCGCAACCGGGAGAGAACTCCGCCGTGGCCGTCCCTCACTTCTCCGTCAGCGTCGTCGCCCGTGGCTCCGGCCGCAGCGCCGTCCTGTCGGCGGCCTACCGGCACTGCGCCAAGATGGAGTTCGAACGGGAAGCCCGGACGATCGACTACACGCGAAAGCAGGGGCTCCTGCATGAGGAGTTCGTGATCCCTGCCGACGCGCCGGAATGGGTGCGCAACATGATTGCCGATCACTCGGTCGCCGGGGCATCCGAGGCCTTCTGGAACAAAGCGGAGGGCTTCGAGAAGCGATCCGACGCGCAGCTCGCCAAGGACGTCACCATAGCCCTGCCGCTCGAGCTGACGGCCGAGCAGAACATCGCGCTCATGCGCGACTTTGTGGAGCAGCACATCACCGCGCAAGGCATGGTCGCGGACTGGGTCTATCACGACGCCCCCGGCAATCCTCACGTCCACCTCATGACCACATTGCGCCCGCTGACCGAAAACGGTTTCGGTTCGAAGAAGGTCGCGGTGCTCGGCCCGGACGGCAAGCCAATCCGAAATGACGCCGGCAAAATCGTCTATCAGCTGTGGGCCGGTTGCACTGAGGATTTCAATGCGTTTCGCGACGGCTGGTTCGCCTGCCAGAACAAACATCTGGCGCTTGCCGGCCTCGATATCCGCATCGATGGCCGTTCCTTCGAAAAGCAGGGTATCGACCTCGAGCCAACCATTCACCTCGGCGTCGGCGCCAAAGCCATCGAGCGCAAGGCCGAGCAATCCGACCACAAGTCGGAGACCTCGACTCCCAAACTCGAACGCATCGAGCTTCAGGAGCGGCGCCGCAGCGAGAATGCGCGGCGCATCCAGCGCCGTCCGGAGATCGTGCTCGACCTGATCACGCGGGAGAAGAGCGTCTTCGACGAACGCGATGTTGCGAAGGTGTTGTATCGCTATATCGACGATGCCGCTCTGTTCCAGAGCCTGATGGTCAGGATCCTGCAGAGCCCGGAAGCGCTTCGCCTCGAACGCGAGCGGATCAACTTTGCGACTGGTATTCGAACACCAGCCAAGTATACGACCCGTGAGATGATCCGGCTTGAAGCCGAGATGGCCAATCGCGCGATCTGGCTCTCCGGTCGCGCCTCCCATGACCTCCGTGAGGCGGTGCTGCAGGCGACCTTGGCGCGCCATGCCCGTCTGTCGGATGAGCAGCGAACGGCCATCGAACATGTCGCTGGCGGCGAACGGATCGCCGCCGTCGTCGGTCGCGCCGGCGCCGGCAAGACGACGATGATGAGGGCGGCGCGCGAGGCGTGGGAAGCGGCCGGCTATCGGGTCGTTGGCGGCGCCTTAGCTGGCAAAGCGGCCGAAGGCCTGGAGAAGGAAGCCGGCATTCAGTCCCGCACATTGTCGTCGTGGGAGCTGCGCTGGAACCAGGGCCGTAACCAGCTCGACGATAAGACCGTCTTCGTGCTGGACGAGGCGGGCATGGCGTCGTCGCGGCAGATGGCGCTGTTCGTCGAAGCCGTCACCAAGGCCGGTGCCAAACTCGTCCTGGTCGGCGATCCGGAACAGCTTCAACCGATCGAAGCGGGTGCCGCCTTCCGAGCGATTGCCGATCGCATCGGCTATGCCGAACTCGACACGATCTATCGTCAGCGCCAGCAATGGATGCGCGACGCGTCGCTCGATCTCGCTCGCGGCAATGTCGGCAAAGCGGTCGATGCCTATCGTGCACATGGGCACGTCAGGGGGTTGGACCTCAAGGCGCAGGCGGTGGAAAGCCTCATTGCCGATTGGGATCGCGAATACGATCCTTCGAAGACCAGCCTGATCCTCGCACACCTTCGCCGCGATGTTCGGATGTTGAACGAGATGGCGCGCGCCAAGCTGGTCGAACGCGGCGTCATCGCAGACGGATTTGCGTTCAAGACAGAGGACGGAACCCGCATGTTCGCGACCGGCGACCAGATCGTGTTCCTCAAGAACGAGGGCAGCCTTGGCGTCAAGAACGGCATGCTCGCAAAGGTGCTTGAGGCTGCGCCCGGCCGGATCGTCGCTGAGATCGGCGAAGGGGAGCATCGTCGCCAGGTCACGATCGAGCAGCGCTTCTATAACAACCTCGACCACGGCTATGCGACGTCGATCCACAAGAGCCAGGGCGCGACCGTCGACCGGGTGAAGGTGCTTGCTTCCCTTTCATTGGACCGGCATCTTACCTATGTGGCCATGACGCGCCATCGTGAGGATCTCGCCGTCTACTACGGCAGTCGCTCCTTCGCGAAATCCGGCGGCCTCATCCCGATCCTGTCGCGCCGAAACGCCAAGGAGACGACCCTCGATTACGAGAAGGCGTCGTTCTACGGCCAAGCGCTGCGCTTCGCGGAAGCGCGAGGCCTTCATCTTGTCAACGTCGCCCGCACGATCGCACACGATCGCCTCCAATGGGCCGTCCGACAAAAACAGAAACTCGCCGACCTCGGCGCCCGTCTAGCCGCCATCGGTGCGGCACTCGGACTGGTCCGCGGCAGCAACAAACACTCCATCCCGGACACAATCAAGGAGGCCAAGCCCATGGTATCAGGCATCACCACCTTCCCGAAATCGCTCGACCAGGCTGTCGAAGACAAGCTCGCCGCCGATCCCGGGCTCAAGAAGCAATGGGAGGACGTCTCGACCCGCTTCCAGCTCGTCTACGCGAAGCCGGAAGCTGCCTTCAAGGCGATCAATGTCGACGCAATGGTCAAGGACCAGTCGGTCGCGCAGTCCACCTTGGCAAGGATTGCCGGCGAGCCAGAAAGCTTTGGCGCGCTCAACGGCAAGACCGGTCTTCTGGCGAGCCGTGCCGACAAGCAGGACCGGGAGAAAGCGGTCGCAAATGTGGCCGCGCTCGCCCGTAATCTTGAACGCTACCTACGTGAGCGGGCCGAGGCCGAATTCAAACATGAGACGGAGGAGCGCGCGGTCCGGCTCAAGGTTTCGGTCGACATCCCGGCGCTCTCTCCAGCCGCCAAGCAAACGCTCGAACGCGTGCACGATGCGATCGATCGCAACGATCTCCCGGCTGGCGTCGAATACGCGCTCGCCGACAAAATGGTGAAAGCAGAACTCGAAGGGTTCGCCAAGGCGGTTTCCGAACGTTTCGGGGAACGGACCTTCCTGCCTTTGTCTGCGAAAGACACTGATGGCAAGACTTTCGAGACCGTCACAGCAGGAATGACGGCCGGCCAGAAGGCGGAGGTCCAGTCCGCGTGGAATTCCATGCGGACGGTCCAGCAACTTGCCGCTTATGAACGAACGACGGAAGCGCTCAAGCATGCCGAGACGCTGCGGCAAACCAAGAGCCAAGGGCTCTCGCTGAAATGACCGGGGCTGCAACCCGCCGGTCGATAACCAAGCAGCAACGACGAGCCATTGTGGTTCTGTCGATGGCGGCGGTGGCCGCCATCCTGCTGGTCGTGACTGCCGTCGCCGGCGGCTACCGCATCAATCTAACGCCAAGCGAACCACTTGGTCTCTGGCGCATCGCTCCGCTTTATCGTCCGGCGGCTATCGACGACCTGGTGTTCATCTGCCCACCGGAAACGGCGGCGATGCGGGCAGCGAGAGCCCGTGGCTATCTTCGTTCCGGTTCCTGCCCAGGCAGTGTCGCGCCGCTGATCAAGACCGTAATCGCCGTCGCAGGACAGCATGTCGAAATCGGCGTTAGCTTGAGCGTGGATGGGCGGGGGGTGTCCTCTTCCAGTCTCGCACTACGAGATGGAAAAGGCCGGCCGTTGACGCCCTTTCCGAGCAGCATCGTACCGCCAGGATATGTCTTCCTGCATTCCGCATTCCCCGGCTCCTATGACTCCCGATATTTTGGCCCGGTGCCGATCTCCGGCATTCTCGGGCTGGCGCAGGAGGTGTTCACCTATGTGCCGTGATTACCTTCGGCCGGCGCTGCTGATATTCGCTTCGATCGCGGTCGGCGTGGTGGGCTGGAGCGGCCATGTGTTGCTTCTACCCGTCGCACTGGGGTTTCCCGTTCTGTGGTCGATCGCGCGAACGAGATTGGTGGCGGCACTTGTCTCCGCCGGATATTTTCTGGCCGCATCACGTGGTTTGCCGCAAGGCGTGGCCACCTTCTATTCGTCGGATATCTGGCCGGGCCTGTTGCTCTGGCTGTGTGCGTCATTGAGCTTTGTCACGGTGCATGCCGCCCTCTGGGCGACGAGCGCTGCCCTTCGCCCATTTCGCTATTTCCTCGCTGCCGTCATCATGACCATCCCGCCATTCGGCATCACGGGCTGGGCGCATCCTGTCACCGCCGCCGGTGTTCTGTTTCCGGGCTGGGGATGGTGGGGATTGGGCTTCATGACAGCTGGCCTCGCGGGCCTCGTAACCCGCATTTGGCCAGCTGTCGCCATCGCCTTCGCAGGCCTTTGGCTGTGGTCCGCCGCATCGTGGACCGAGCCGCGTCTACCCAATGGCTGGCGCGGTGTCGACCTCGAATTGGGCGCTTCGCTCGGTCGGGACGCCGATCTTCACCGCCAGCGTGACCTGATCGCAACGGTGCGGAATGCGGCCAGCGATGGCGCACGCTTTGTGGTGCTGCCGGAAACTGCGCTCGGCTTCTGGACACCGACCGTGGAGCGGCTTTGGACAGCCGCGTCCGGCGATGCCGATGCGACGGTCATCGTCGGCGCAGTAGTGGTCGATCCAAGGGGCTATGACAATGTTCTCGTCGCGATCGACAGGAAGGGCGGCCGCATCCTCTATCGCGAACGCATGCCGGTTCCCGGTTCGATGTGGCAACCATGGCGATTCCGGGGGGAGAGCGGCGGCGCCCGGGCGGATTTCTTCGCGAACTCGGTCGTCGCTGTCGATGCCAACAGGGCGGCACCACTGATTTGCTATGAGCAACTGATCGTCTGGCCCGTCCTGCAATCCATGCTGCACGATCCTGACTTCATCATTGCCATCGGAAACGGCTGGTGGACCGAAGGGACATCAATCGTTGCTATCCAGCGAGCCGCTACCACGGCGTGGTCAAAGCTCTTCGCAAAGCCGCTTGTTATTGCCTTCAACACCTGAGTGCTC
This window harbors:
- the traA gene encoding Ti-type conjugative transfer relaxase TraA; the protein is MAVPHFSVSVVARGSGRSAVLSAAYRHCAKMEFEREARTIDYTRKQGLLHEEFVIPADAPEWVRNMIADHSVAGASEAFWNKAEGFEKRSDAQLAKDVTIALPLELTAEQNIALMRDFVEQHITAQGMVADWVYHDAPGNPHVHLMTTLRPLTENGFGSKKVAVLGPDGKPIRNDAGKIVYQLWAGCTEDFNAFRDGWFACQNKHLALAGLDIRIDGRSFEKQGIDLEPTIHLGVGAKAIERKAEQSDHKSETSTPKLERIELQERRRSENARRIQRRPEIVLDLITREKSVFDERDVAKVLYRYIDDAALFQSLMVRILQSPEALRLERERINFATGIRTPAKYTTREMIRLEAEMANRAIWLSGRASHDLREAVLQATLARHARLSDEQRTAIEHVAGGERIAAVVGRAGAGKTTMMRAAREAWEAAGYRVVGGALAGKAAEGLEKEAGIQSRTLSSWELRWNQGRNQLDDKTVFVLDEAGMASSRQMALFVEAVTKAGAKLVLVGDPEQLQPIEAGAAFRAIADRIGYAELDTIYRQRQQWMRDASLDLARGNVGKAVDAYRAHGHVRGLDLKAQAVESLIADWDREYDPSKTSLILAHLRRDVRMLNEMARAKLVERGVIADGFAFKTEDGTRMFATGDQIVFLKNEGSLGVKNGMLAKVLEAAPGRIVAEIGEGEHRRQVTIEQRFYNNLDHGYATSIHKSQGATVDRVKVLASLSLDRHLTYVAMTRHREDLAVYYGSRSFAKSGGLIPILSRRNAKETTLDYEKASFYGQALRFAEARGLHLVNVARTIAHDRLQWAVRQKQKLADLGARLAAIGAALGLVRGSNKHSIPDTIKEAKPMVSGITTFPKSLDQAVEDKLAADPGLKKQWEDVSTRFQLVYAKPEAAFKAINVDAMVKDQSVAQSTLARIAGEPESFGALNGKTGLLASRADKQDREKAVANVAALARNLERYLRERAEAEFKHETEERAVRLKVSVDIPALSPAAKQTLERVHDAIDRNDLPAGVEYALADKMVKAELEGFAKAVSERFGERTFLPLSAKDTDGKTFETVTAGMTAGQKAEVQSAWNSMRTVQQLAAYERTTEALKHAETLRQTKSQGLSLK
- a CDS encoding conjugal transfer protein TraB → MCRDYLRPALLIFASIAVGVVGWSGHVLLLPVALGFPVLWSIARTRLVAALVSAGYFLAASRGLPQGVATFYSSDIWPGLLLWLCASLSFVTVHAALWATSAALRPFRYFLAAVIMTIPPFGITGWAHPVTAAGVLFPGWGWWGLGFMTAGLAGLVTRIWPAVAIAFAGLWLWSAASWTEPRLPNGWRGVDLELGASLGRDADLHRQRDLIATVRNAASDGARFVVLPETALGFWTPTVERLWTAASGDADATVIVGAVVVDPRGYDNVLVAIDRKGGRILYRERMPVPGSMWQPWRFRGESGGARADFFANSVVAVDANRAAPLICYEQLIVWPVLQSMLHDPDFIIAIGNGWWTEGTSIVAIQRAATTAWSKLFAKPLVIAFNT
- the traD gene encoding type IV conjugative transfer system coupling protein TraD encodes the protein MSRTLTSDARKKDTREKIELGGLIVKAGLRYEKRALLLGALIDLARRIKGDDGERSRLTGLGVEDFGNDDQ
- the traC gene encoding conjugal transfer protein TraC, with the translated sequence MKKPSAKIRDEIAKLQEQLKLAETREAERIGRIALKAGVGEIEIDEAELQAAFEEVAKRFHGGQGGGKSATTGGKKGAGDSSGQASAAADAPGAGAGSAGEA
- a CDS encoding histidine phosphatase family protein — protein: MKNLFVVTHTQSIHHVENKVGGWYDTGLTAQGEADAGVTADRLAATIGDAPVEIFSSDLLRASQTAAIIADRFLCPIETTSDLRELSYGSAGGMPQAWLDARQIPAPDNDRMDHRGGIEDGETRREIAERVYRSIDRIASRPCDNQIIVTHGFALTFVIAAWIMMPIEAAGFVSFPAKSGSITHLRQDDYWRSRAVLRLADTSHLKE
- a CDS encoding NUDIX domain-containing protein, which encodes MIEKAMVYGTTSRGLLVFDEPDFPEIPIQVPGGTVEAGEQVIDAARREFGEETEQSPALRN
- the traF gene encoding conjugative transfer signal peptidase TraF translates to MTGAATRRSITKQQRRAIVVLSMAAVAAILLVVTAVAGGYRINLTPSEPLGLWRIAPLYRPAAIDDLVFICPPETAAMRAARARGYLRSGSCPGSVAPLIKTVIAVAGQHVEIGVSLSVDGRGVSSSSLALRDGKGRPLTPFPSSIVPPGYVFLHSAFPGSYDSRYFGPVPISGILGLAQEVFTYVP
- a CDS encoding NUDIX hydrolase, giving the protein MAEIPIRCFAVSVVLLRRVPAECEVLLLRRNHTLVGEWCQIAGAIEEGEKAWEAALREASEETNLTCDRLYSADICEQFYEADRDAISMLPVFVGFVDADATVVLNHEHSEFRWVSFEAALEMVPFAGQRHVLRHVEAEFVRREPVRHLLIEAACRWPWSARNS
- a CDS encoding Lrp/AsnC family transcriptional regulator, coding for MLDQFDIRLLSAIQDNADLTNAELSERVALSGSQCARRLERLRQEGYIEKSVCVLSAKKLGLAVTAYTTISLSSHTEEGNRRLHRFIEDAPEILECYSQTGDADFLMKITVKDLDHLSEFLERMIHKAGGLLSVKSSIMLKTIKKTNSLPLKFE